From Bradyrhizobium sp. NDS-1, the proteins below share one genomic window:
- a CDS encoding DUF2155 domain-containing protein codes for MSNKPDSLLKPREMFRTITLTGLAALLAATALTVATPAQAQIGTIFSDPPPLRPPGNIPRGQQQPQQIPDDDEEVPELPPQGRVLPSRPMPPPPGRQGNVMPGPVETQPLAPPPGSTVAPTNQPPSAAVAPPGPQAPGAPGQRQPQQKGAPGAVPQTPASLQPGDEVVTEPPAQKIVNKKATFSGLDKITGRIINFDEEIGETVQFGALRVKTDACYTRPATEATNTDAFVEVDEITLQGEVKRIFSGWMYAASPGLHGVEHPIYDIWLTDCKEPQQTIATAAPDPATKPAPPPPAQKKAAPKQVQQRPPQPLPPIQQQQPAPPPPPPEQRPGLFGIPGFGR; via the coding sequence ATGTCCAACAAGCCCGATTCGCTGTTGAAGCCGCGCGAGATGTTTCGAACCATTACCCTGACAGGTCTTGCGGCGCTTTTGGCCGCCACCGCACTGACGGTTGCGACGCCGGCTCAGGCGCAGATCGGCACGATCTTTTCCGATCCGCCGCCGCTGCGGCCGCCCGGCAACATTCCGCGCGGCCAGCAGCAGCCGCAGCAGATTCCCGACGACGACGAAGAGGTGCCGGAGCTGCCGCCGCAGGGCCGTGTGCTGCCGTCGCGCCCGATGCCACCGCCTCCGGGCCGGCAGGGGAACGTGATGCCCGGCCCGGTCGAGACCCAGCCGCTGGCGCCGCCCCCGGGCTCCACCGTCGCGCCGACGAACCAGCCGCCCTCCGCGGCGGTTGCGCCGCCCGGTCCGCAAGCCCCGGGTGCGCCCGGTCAGCGCCAGCCGCAGCAGAAGGGCGCTCCGGGCGCCGTGCCGCAGACGCCGGCGAGCCTGCAGCCGGGCGACGAGGTCGTCACCGAGCCGCCGGCCCAGAAGATCGTGAACAAGAAGGCGACTTTCTCCGGTCTCGACAAGATCACCGGACGCATCATCAATTTCGACGAGGAGATCGGCGAGACGGTCCAGTTCGGCGCGCTGCGCGTCAAGACCGACGCCTGCTACACGCGGCCGGCGACGGAGGCCACCAACACCGACGCCTTCGTCGAGGTCGACGAGATCACCTTGCAGGGCGAGGTGAAGCGCATCTTTTCGGGCTGGATGTACGCCGCAAGTCCCGGCCTGCACGGTGTCGAGCACCCGATCTACGACATCTGGCTCACCGACTGCAAAGAGCCGCAGCAGACCATCGCGACTGCGGCACCGGATCCCGCGACCAAGCCCGCGCCACCGCCGCCCGCGCAGAAGAAGGCCGCGCCCAAGCAGGTCCAGCAGCGTCCGCCGCAGCCCTTGCCGCCCATTCAGCAGCAGCAACCGGCACCGCCGCCTCCGCCGCCCGAGCAGCGGCCAGGCCTGTTCGGTATTCCCGGGTTTGGTCGGTAG
- a CDS encoding sensor histidine kinase, with product MMADAQRRRAFWQILLFSAGLVVLTVISAGSVYLVNKAREDSKWVVHTIEAENQINALLLEIRRAESTARGYLLTRRSDFKVDHDKAVAAIVPALDRLTRLIGDNPEQRKSIEKLSSAIETRLGQFAQEMDFIRLDQPEKAAALVRELASADTTATISEVATGMLREEERLFHLRTANSDRSQTTAASMTGIGSGLVVVLALISIWLVRRSAVARDEAENRLREAFANLESVVEERTADLREANDEIQRFAYIVSHDLRSPLVNIMGFTSELDELGNDIFRRIGSLAQVPADGPPLAPAGPGEIALEGADKQLSEDFSEALGFIKSSIAKMDRLISAILNLTREGRREFQPVKINTSELIEAIVSTLAHQAAEAQAEIHLEALPDIVSDRLALEQIFSNLIDNAIKYLKRGVPGEIRIRGRTKLGYAIFEISDNGRGIDPKDHQRIFDLFRRAGTQDKPGQGIGLAHVRALVRRLGGTMSVSSELNAGSTFTITLPIAWNVSNRNRDR from the coding sequence GTGATGGCTGACGCCCAGCGACGGCGCGCGTTCTGGCAGATCCTGCTGTTCTCGGCGGGCCTTGTGGTGCTGACCGTGATCAGCGCCGGCTCCGTCTATCTCGTCAACAAGGCACGGGAGGATAGCAAATGGGTGGTTCATACGATCGAGGCCGAGAACCAGATTAACGCTCTTCTGCTGGAAATCCGGCGTGCCGAGAGCACCGCCCGCGGCTACTTGCTGACGCGACGGTCGGATTTCAAGGTAGACCATGACAAAGCCGTGGCGGCTATCGTCCCCGCGCTCGATAGGCTCACACGCCTGATCGGCGACAATCCGGAGCAGCGCAAAAGCATTGAAAAGCTGAGCTCGGCGATCGAGACTCGACTCGGTCAATTTGCGCAGGAGATGGATTTTATCCGCCTGGATCAGCCGGAAAAAGCCGCTGCATTGGTGCGCGAACTCGCCTCTGCCGATACCACGGCCACGATCAGCGAAGTCGCGACGGGAATGCTTCGGGAGGAGGAGCGCCTGTTCCACCTGCGCACCGCCAACTCCGACCGCAGTCAGACCACCGCCGCCTCGATGACGGGCATCGGCTCAGGCCTGGTCGTGGTTCTGGCGCTGATCTCGATCTGGCTGGTGCGACGCTCGGCAGTCGCCCGCGACGAGGCAGAGAATCGCCTGCGCGAGGCCTTCGCCAACCTCGAATCGGTCGTGGAGGAGCGCACGGCGGACCTGCGCGAGGCCAACGACGAGATCCAGCGCTTTGCCTATATCGTCAGCCACGATCTGCGATCGCCGCTCGTCAACATCATGGGTTTCACCAGCGAGCTCGATGAGCTCGGCAACGACATCTTTCGCCGCATCGGCAGCCTCGCCCAAGTCCCTGCGGACGGACCGCCGCTCGCGCCCGCAGGGCCCGGCGAGATCGCGCTCGAGGGCGCCGACAAGCAGCTCTCGGAGGATTTTTCCGAAGCGCTCGGCTTCATCAAGTCGTCGATCGCCAAGATGGACCGGCTGATCTCGGCGATCCTCAACCTCACCCGCGAAGGCCGGCGCGAATTCCAGCCCGTGAAGATCAACACCAGCGAGCTGATCGAGGCGATCGTGTCGACGCTGGCGCACCAGGCCGCCGAGGCGCAGGCCGAGATCCACCTCGAGGCCCTGCCCGATATCGTGAGCGACCGGCTCGCGCTCGAGCAGATCTTCTCCAACCTGATCGACAATGCGATCAAATATCTGAAGCGCGGAGTGCCCGGAGAGATCAGAATCCGCGGGCGGACCAAGCTCGGCTATGCGATCTTCGAGATCAGCGACAATGGCCGCGGGATCGATCCGAAGGATCACCAGCGGATCTTCGACCTGTTCCGCCGCGCGGGAACCCAGGACAAGCCCGGCCAGGGCATCGGTCTTGCGCATGTGCGTGCACTTGTGCGTCGCCTCGGCGGCACCATGTCGGTATCATCGGAACTGAACGCGGGCAGCACCTTCACCATCACGCTGCCGATCGCCTGGAACGTCAGCAACCGGAACAGAGATCGATGA
- a CDS encoding sensor histidine kinase translates to MNQRTPTLLYIDDDGALARLVDRGLTRRGYRVVHAASGEEGLEHIRRASAQGTIDGGIDVVALDQYMPGLDGLETLEQIMAIPGAPPVVFVTASQDSNIAVTALKAGAADYLVKDVTGDFIPLLHVAAEGALRQAELQKAREEAEAEIHASRDRYAALAAERELLLREVNHRVGNSLQIIASLLHLQASSAAHDEVKAALTNAMGRVAAVAQVHRRLYTSQDLKSVVLNQYLDSLLEDLRRSAEGNRMSRLTLKAEPIEIDPDRAVAVGIIVNELVMNAVKYAYPDGAGPIHVELNSKGDDLLLSITDNGVGDNVKADPRSTGMGQRIVAAMASKLDASVERDPAHSGTRIILKFSRVPANHGKANTAAAG, encoded by the coding sequence ATGAACCAGCGCACACCCACCCTGCTCTACATCGATGACGACGGTGCGCTGGCGCGCCTGGTCGATCGCGGCCTGACGCGGCGCGGCTACAGGGTCGTCCATGCCGCGAGCGGCGAGGAAGGTCTGGAGCACATCCGCCGCGCGAGTGCCCAGGGGACTATCGACGGCGGCATCGACGTGGTTGCGCTCGACCAGTATATGCCCGGCCTCGATGGGTTGGAGACGCTGGAGCAGATCATGGCGATCCCGGGGGCGCCGCCGGTGGTGTTCGTCACGGCCTCGCAGGACTCCAACATCGCGGTCACCGCGCTGAAGGCCGGCGCGGCCGACTATCTCGTCAAGGACGTCACGGGCGATTTCATTCCCCTGCTCCACGTCGCAGCCGAGGGCGCGCTGCGCCAGGCCGAACTGCAGAAGGCGCGCGAGGAAGCCGAAGCCGAGATCCACGCCTCGCGTGACCGCTATGCGGCGCTTGCCGCCGAACGCGAGCTGCTGCTGCGCGAGGTCAATCACCGCGTCGGCAACTCGCTGCAGATCATCGCTTCGCTGCTGCACCTTCAGGCAAGCTCCGCTGCGCACGACGAGGTCAAGGCGGCACTGACCAATGCGATGGGCCGCGTCGCCGCGGTCGCGCAGGTGCACCGGCGCCTCTACACCTCGCAGGATCTGAAGAGCGTGGTCCTGAACCAGTATCTCGATTCGCTGCTCGAGGATCTCCGCCGCTCTGCCGAAGGCAACCGGATGTCGCGCCTCACACTGAAAGCCGAGCCGATCGAGATCGATCCTGACCGCGCGGTCGCCGTCGGCATCATCGTCAACGAGCTGGTGATGAACGCGGTGAAATACGCCTATCCTGACGGCGCCGGCCCCATCCATGTCGAGCTGAACTCGAAAGGCGACGATCTCCTGCTGTCGATCACCGACAACGGCGTCGGCGACAACGTCAAGGCCGATCCGCGCTCCACCGGCATGGGCCAGCGCATCGTCGCGGCCATGGCCTCCAAGCTCGACGCCTCGGTCGAGCGCGATCCCGCGCATTCCGGAACCCGGATCATTCTGAAGTTCAGTCGCGTGCCGGCAAACCACGGCAAGGCCAACACTGCCGCCGCGGGTTGA
- a CDS encoding PepSY domain-containing protein: MRFAAILVLGSLAMGSAARADQPGPDWMPMEQVKAKVMESGYSQVTKLEADDGRWEGEGIKNGQKMEFHADPKTGAIVREKQDK; encoded by the coding sequence ATGAGGTTTGCTGCAATTCTGGTTCTCGGTTCGCTTGCCATGGGCTCAGCAGCGAGAGCAGATCAACCTGGGCCGGACTGGATGCCGATGGAGCAGGTGAAGGCCAAGGTCATGGAGTCGGGCTATTCGCAGGTGACCAAGCTTGAAGCCGATGATGGCCGGTGGGAGGGCGAAGGCATCAAGAACGGACAGAAGATGGAGTTCCATGCCGACCCCAAAACCGGGGCGATCGTACGCGAAAAGCAGGACAAGTGA
- a CDS encoding response regulator: MTQPVTIIMIEDDEGHARLIERNIRRSGVNNEIVSFKNGTDAMQHLFGADGSGLVQKGNALLILLDLNLPDMTGIDILRQIKENTYLKASPVVVLTTTDDSQEIKRCYELGCNVYITKPVNYENFANAIRQLGLFFSVIQVPPAAP; the protein is encoded by the coding sequence ATGACCCAGCCTGTCACCATCATCATGATCGAGGACGACGAGGGCCACGCCCGGCTGATCGAGCGCAACATCCGCCGATCCGGCGTCAACAACGAGATCGTCTCCTTCAAGAACGGCACGGACGCGATGCAGCACCTGTTCGGCGCCGACGGCAGCGGGCTCGTGCAGAAGGGCAATGCGCTCTTGATCCTGCTCGACCTCAATTTGCCCGACATGACCGGGATCGACATCCTGAGGCAGATCAAGGAAAACACATATCTGAAGGCTTCGCCCGTCGTGGTGCTGACCACCACCGACGATTCCCAGGAAATCAAGCGCTGTTACGAGCTAGGCTGCAACGTCTACATCACCAAGCCCGTCAACTACGAGAATTTCGCCAATGCCATCCGGCAGCTCGGCCTGTTCTTCTCGGTCATCCAGGTCCCGCCCGCCGCCCCATGA
- a CDS encoding alpha/beta hydrolase, which produces MPVVLDSDAAAVYRAFQEAGRPAYETLTAAEARAYYAQARFATNPEPPELARVEALAIPAPHGAIPARLYVPKEPRRHDGLSPALVFFHGGGWVVGDLDSHDVVCRQLAVEGALIVISVDYRLAPEHKFPAAIEDAIAATTWVAANARELGIDASRLSIGGDSAGGNLTAVVALAARDGNGPAIAGQVLIYPATDFAMTHGSHSEPETSVLLTHSVIRWFRDHYLNGAADIHDWRASPARAQDLAGLPPAYVLTAGADPLRDEGDEYAERLRQAGVPVTTKHYPGQFHGFFTMGKLLREATAAVSEIGAWLKGLG; this is translated from the coding sequence ATGCCCGTTGTGCTCGATTCCGACGCCGCCGCCGTCTACAGGGCCTTTCAGGAAGCCGGCCGCCCTGCCTACGAGACCCTGACCGCAGCGGAAGCCCGCGCCTATTACGCGCAGGCGCGCTTTGCCACCAATCCGGAGCCGCCGGAGCTCGCCCGCGTCGAAGCGCTCGCGATCCCGGCCCCACACGGCGCCATCCCTGCCCGCCTCTACGTCCCGAAGGAGCCGCGCCGGCACGACGGCCTGTCGCCGGCGCTGGTGTTCTTCCATGGCGGCGGCTGGGTGGTCGGCGATCTCGACTCTCACGACGTCGTCTGCCGTCAGCTCGCAGTCGAAGGCGCGCTGATCGTGATCTCGGTCGACTATCGCCTCGCACCCGAGCACAAATTTCCCGCCGCCATCGAGGACGCCATCGCCGCGACCACATGGGTTGCCGCAAACGCGCGCGAGCTCGGCATCGACGCCTCACGCCTGTCGATCGGCGGCGACAGCGCCGGCGGCAACCTCACCGCCGTCGTGGCGCTCGCCGCGCGCGACGGCAACGGTCCTGCGATCGCGGGCCAGGTGCTGATCTATCCAGCGACCGATTTCGCCATGACCCATGGCTCCCACAGCGAGCCCGAGACCAGCGTATTGCTGACGCATTCGGTGATCCGCTGGTTCCGCGACCATTATCTGAACGGCGCCGCCGACATCCACGACTGGCGCGCTTCGCCGGCGCGCGCGCAAGACCTCGCCGGCCTGCCGCCGGCCTATGTGCTGACAGCCGGCGCCGATCCCCTGCGCGACGAAGGCGACGAATATGCCGAACGCCTCAGGCAGGCCGGCGTGCCCGTGACCACCAAGCACTATCCCGGTCAGTTCCACGGCTTCTTCACGATGGGAAAGTTGTTGCGAGAGGCGACCGCTGCCGTGAGCGAGATCGGCGCGTGGTTGAAGGGATTGGGCTGA
- a CDS encoding Na+-dependent transporter, with translation MASARRTIFALPLRALTWLGSQGTRAVAAVVFIAVAVPPLGALLRPYVTEAIFVLLCISFMRVDLAVLSSHLRRPALVATATAWTTIGVPLIVGLIAHATGLTSRAPGLALALMLQSMASPMMASPALAALMGLDATLVLVTLVTSTALVPFTASLFAGLFLDGMLSISALALGLKLLGILAASLLTATVIRWIFGAEAIQRAQQPIDGFNIIILLVFACAVMGDVAGELLTRPIFTIGLAALSFAIYFTLLAITTLLFRRIGTDRALALGLMVSQRNLGLMLAATAGALPPTTWLYFAMTQFPIHLAPYMLMPIARRLTGRANASRGAAADNAA, from the coding sequence ATGGCTTCCGCTCGTCGAACCATCTTCGCCCTCCCGTTGCGCGCCCTGACCTGGCTCGGCAGCCAAGGGACCCGCGCGGTGGCGGCCGTCGTTTTCATCGCGGTCGCGGTGCCGCCGCTCGGCGCGCTGCTGCGGCCCTACGTCACCGAGGCGATCTTCGTCCTGCTCTGCATTTCCTTCATGCGGGTCGATCTGGCCGTGCTCTCCAGCCATCTGCGCCGGCCGGCGCTGGTTGCGACCGCCACCGCCTGGACCACGATCGGCGTCCCGCTGATCGTCGGATTGATCGCCCATGCAACAGGGCTCACGAGCCGCGCGCCCGGCCTTGCCCTTGCGCTCATGCTCCAGAGCATGGCTTCTCCGATGATGGCCTCGCCGGCACTTGCCGCGCTGATGGGCCTCGATGCGACCCTCGTGCTGGTCACGCTGGTGACCTCGACCGCGCTGGTGCCCTTCACGGCATCGCTGTTCGCGGGGCTTTTCCTCGACGGGATGCTCAGCATCTCGGCCCTGGCACTCGGCTTGAAGCTGCTCGGCATTCTCGCCGCATCGTTGCTTACGGCGACCGTCATCCGCTGGATCTTCGGCGCGGAGGCAATTCAGCGCGCGCAGCAGCCGATCGATGGATTCAACATCATCATCCTGCTCGTGTTCGCCTGCGCGGTCATGGGCGATGTCGCCGGCGAACTCTTGACCCGGCCGATCTTCACCATCGGCCTCGCAGCTCTGTCCTTCGCGATCTACTTCACGCTGCTCGCGATCACCACGCTGCTGTTCCGCCGCATTGGCACCGACCGCGCACTGGCGCTCGGGCTGATGGTGTCACAGCGCAATCTCGGCCTGATGCTGGCGGCAACGGCCGGCGCATTGCCGCCCACCACCTGGCTCTATTTCGCAATGACGCAGTTTCCGATTCACCTCGCACCATACATGCTGATGCCGATCGCGCGGCGGCTGACCGGGCGCGCGAATGCGTCCCGCGGAGCCGCGGCAGACAACGCTGCCTAG
- the aat gene encoding leucyl/phenylalanyl-tRNA--protein transferase, with the protein MTSRDSAPSEITPAVLLRAYACGIFPMAESADDPTLFWVEPELRGVIPLDGFRVASRLARTVRSDVFRVTVNTAFKATIAGCAAPQAGREDTWINKRIRDLYGGLYELGHCHSVEAWQGEDLVGGLYGVSLGRAFFGESMFHTARDASKVALVHLVARLIHGGFELLDTQYVTEHLKSFGAAEISRRRYTALLDKALAGEPGDFLRLSAGDAVPGARALEIIASRQE; encoded by the coding sequence ATGACTTCGCGCGACTCCGCCCCGTCTGAAATCACACCGGCCGTGCTGCTGCGCGCCTATGCCTGCGGCATCTTCCCAATGGCGGAAAGCGCCGACGATCCGACTCTGTTCTGGGTCGAGCCGGAGTTGCGCGGCGTCATTCCCCTCGATGGATTTCGCGTCGCCTCGCGGCTCGCGCGCACCGTGCGGTCGGATGTATTTCGCGTGACCGTCAACACCGCGTTCAAGGCGACCATCGCCGGCTGTGCCGCGCCCCAGGCCGGACGCGAGGACACCTGGATCAACAAGCGCATCCGTGACCTCTATGGCGGCCTGTACGAACTCGGCCATTGCCACAGCGTCGAGGCCTGGCAGGGCGAGGATCTCGTCGGCGGCCTGTACGGCGTCAGCCTGGGGCGCGCCTTCTTCGGGGAGAGCATGTTCCACACCGCACGCGATGCCTCGAAGGTCGCGCTGGTGCATCTGGTGGCGCGGCTCATCCATGGCGGCTTCGAGCTGCTCGACACCCAATATGTCACGGAGCATTTGAAGAGCTTCGGCGCAGCCGAGATCTCGCGGCGGCGCTATACCGCACTGCTCGACAAGGCGCTCGCCGGCGAGCCCGGCGATTTCCTCAGGCTCTCGGCCGGTGACGCCGTCCCGGGCGCACGCGCGCTCGAGATCATCGCCTCGCGACAAGAATGA